The Mycoplasmopsis equigenitalium genome contains a region encoding:
- a CDS encoding S41 family peptidase — MMKNKNIKLLIGTAFSVIPLSALSCTTPFHQVDKEINVTSKRYEFYNTTQEYEIDTANVKLYEINDGKTKYVDVEEMINNLDGFFRTHSIHTHKSWFKNELYIWANGSKLILNWKENTIWVSNQDVFGCVHESQVSDFGSNIRYLKTEIEKGEQSVLFNLDKYNLDIVHVKDKILIPLALFSTLFCSTNYYNLYFAGDKVIGAYFLLDENIPNIKEVSQNPLNLTKPTETERRDTLNHLWFTLDYFYGLKNNKSINDFKTFMGPGLSERILSTNPAEFTKAYMDLIYNKLNELHTSPTLLSFYHDPNDKLSKYGTEGSRFIQYKNIKQKLKGLRNKKFPNGVPPIRFYNDMAVISFDSFKIGKVNRHTIKEDTFKLFETAMQKCEENKTIKKVVIDLSLNGGGSVAAMNKTFGFLTNQNVKQSWKDSITDSVMTTTMKIDSDNDGDYKDQDAYTQYEWYVLTSDNTFSAANLFSFLAKYTKVAKLVGKKTGGGMCAVMPVVLVDGTSFQISSNNCIVIHDGDKYIETENGVEPDINLEYDFFYNDAELYKAINK, encoded by the coding sequence TTATAATACAACACAAGAATACGAAATTGATACAGCAAATGTGAAGTTATACGAGATTAATGATGGTAAAACAAAATATGTTGATGTTGAGGAGATGATTAACAATTTAGATGGTTTTTTTAGAACTCATTCTATACATACTCATAAAAGTTGATTTAAAAACGAACTATATATTTGAGCTAATGGTTCGAAATTAATTTTAAATTGAAAAGAAAACACTATATGAGTTAGCAACCAAGATGTTTTTGGATGCGTTCACGAATCGCAGGTATCAGATTTTGGCTCTAACATTAGATATCTAAAAACAGAAATCGAAAAGGGCGAACAAAGCGTTCTTTTCAATTTAGATAAATACAATTTGGATATCGTTCACGTTAAGGATAAAATACTAATTCCGTTAGCTTTATTTAGTACGCTGTTCTGTAGCACAAATTACTATAATTTATACTTCGCTGGCGATAAAGTAATTGGTGCTTATTTCCTTCTCGACGAAAATATTCCTAACATCAAAGAGGTATCACAAAACCCATTAAATTTAACAAAACCAACAGAAACAGAACGTCGTGATACACTTAACCATTTATGATTTACGCTTGATTATTTCTATGGATTAAAAAATAACAAGTCAATCAATGATTTTAAAACATTTATGGGCCCAGGACTTTCTGAGCGAATTCTTTCTACTAATCCTGCCGAATTTACAAAAGCGTATATGGATTTAATTTACAACAAATTAAACGAATTACATACCTCGCCTACACTACTCTCGTTTTACCATGACCCTAACGACAAACTAAGTAAATACGGTACTGAAGGCAGTCGTTTTATCCAATATAAAAACATAAAACAAAAACTAAAAGGTTTAAGAAATAAGAAATTCCCAAACGGCGTTCCTCCGATTCGTTTTTATAACGACATGGCAGTTATCAGCTTCGACAGTTTTAAAATAGGCAAGGTAAATCGCCACACAATCAAAGAAGATACTTTTAAATTATTTGAAACCGCAATGCAAAAATGCGAAGAAAACAAAACCATTAAAAAAGTCGTTATTGATCTTTCGCTAAATGGTGGCGGTAGCGTTGCTGCTATGAATAAAACATTTGGTTTTTTAACAAACCAAAATGTTAAACAAAGTTGGAAAGATTCAATTACAGATAGTGTTATGACAACAACAATGAAAATCGATTCCGATAATGATGGCGATTATAAAGATCAAGATGCATACACACAATATGAATGATACGTTTTAACTAGCGATAATACCTTTAGTGCTGCCAATTTGTTTTCTTTCTTAGCTAAATATACAAAAGTAGCTAAGTTGGTTGGTAAAAAAACCGGTGGCGGTATGTGTGCTGTAATGCCTGTTGTTTTGGTTGATGGAACTTCGTTCCAAATTAGTTCAAATAACTGTATTGTTATTCATGATGGAGATAAATATATCGAAACAGAAAATGGTGTTGAACCCGACATCAATCTTGAATACGATTTCTTCTATAATGATGCTGAACTTTATAAAGCAATTAACAAATAA
- a CDS encoding PTS ascorbate transporter subunit IIC: MWFLEFLKAFIGVPAFLVGIFTLIGALIQRKKASQVTLSVFKVIIGFLILGGGAGVVVGSISSFQPVFQATFGLTGVIPNNDALAGALTGPLPKIVTLGSLIMIIGMILNMILAAFSRLRYVYLSGHVLYYTSLMIAMVFYAMGFKFDSNGGDFAAALISGSALIAAYMVIAPATQQRYMRMITGTDEIGLGHTGGFGYALSGLIGEGIGKLSKGKIVSTEEIRFPKGLYFLRNTIISLTISIFIFYAVAFIPGGIQYEMGRITESNYKDAYNVLSKGNWVITLFVQAFTFTAGVEILLSGVRLFVGELVPMFKGISEKLIKNSKAAVDCPVVFPYAPVAVLIGFLSSFVAAVIGMGITIGLNKANLLSVVILPGLVPHFFLGATSGVFGNVRGGWVGAIVGPFVGGIIITFVHAIFIWGGWVPVSNEEFAKLIEEHAKSGLSDPKEIADAVQKAKSTLNTLNWGDTDYIIGAIPGVFGKIKGTAGKWVGFAVPLLIYFGVLLDGIISYFIKKNKPQPAEETKEASVEA, translated from the coding sequence ATGTGATTCTTAGAATTCCTTAAGGCTTTTATTGGTGTTCCTGCATTCTTAGTTGGTATTTTTACTTTAATTGGTGCATTAATCCAACGTAAAAAAGCCTCACAAGTTACTTTATCTGTATTTAAAGTAATTATTGGTTTCTTGATTCTAGGTGGTGGTGCAGGTGTTGTTGTTGGTTCAATCAGCAGCTTCCAACCTGTTTTCCAAGCAACATTTGGACTAACTGGTGTTATTCCTAACAACGATGCTCTTGCTGGTGCACTTACAGGCCCACTTCCTAAAATCGTTACACTAGGTAGCTTAATTATGATTATCGGTATGATTCTTAATATGATCCTTGCCGCATTCTCAAGATTAAGATACGTATATCTATCAGGCCACGTTCTATACTATACATCATTAATGATTGCCATGGTATTTTACGCAATGGGCTTTAAATTTGATAGCAATGGTGGTGACTTTGCTGCCGCTCTTATCTCAGGAAGTGCATTAATAGCTGCATATATGGTTATCGCACCTGCTACTCAACAAAGATATATGAGAATGATTACTGGTACCGACGAAATCGGTCTAGGCCACACAGGTGGTTTTGGTTACGCACTTAGCGGTCTAATTGGTGAAGGTATTGGTAAACTTTCAAAAGGAAAAATTGTTTCAACTGAAGAAATTAGATTCCCTAAAGGACTTTACTTCTTAAGAAATACAATTATTTCGTTAACAATTTCAATCTTTATTTTCTACGCTGTAGCATTTATCCCAGGTGGTATTCAATACGAAATGGGTAGAATTACCGAAAGCAATTACAAAGATGCTTACAATGTTTTAAGTAAAGGCAACTGAGTTATTACACTATTCGTACAAGCGTTTACATTTACCGCTGGGGTAGAAATCCTACTTTCAGGGGTTAGATTATTCGTTGGTGAATTAGTGCCTATGTTCAAAGGTATTAGTGAAAAACTAATTAAAAACTCAAAAGCTGCAGTTGACTGTCCAGTTGTATTCCCATACGCTCCAGTTGCTGTACTAATTGGTTTCTTATCGTCATTCGTTGCTGCCGTTATTGGTATGGGAATTACAATTGGTCTTAACAAAGCAAACTTATTATCAGTTGTTATCCTTCCAGGTCTTGTTCCTCACTTCTTCTTAGGAGCAACATCAGGTGTATTTGGTAACGTACGTGGTGGATGAGTTGGAGCTATTGTTGGTCCATTTGTTGGTGGTATTATCATCACCTTTGTTCATGCAATCTTTATCTGAGGTGGATGAGTTCCAGTTTCAAACGAAGAATTCGCTAAACTAATTGAAGAACACGCAAAATCAGGTTTATCAGATCCAAAAGAAATTGCTGATGCAGTTCAGAAAGCTAAAAGTACCCTTAACACCCTTAACTGAGGTGACACCGATTATATCATTGGTGCTATTCCTGGTGTATTTGGAAAAATTAAAGGTACCGCAGGTAAATGAGTTGGATTTGCAGTTCCTCTTCTTATTTACTTTGGTGTTCTTCTTGATGGTATTATTAGCTACTTCATTAAGAAAAACAAACCACAACCAGCTGAAGAAACTAAAGAAGCTTCTGTTGAAGCCTAA
- a CDS encoding PTS sugar transporter subunit IIB yields the protein MNIKTVCGSGLGSSLLVEMNVKSVLDKLGVDYDSCEHTNISSFSAHGVDLIVVGADIAEAIDFPEEHKIILTNILSKVELEEKLRKYFKLN from the coding sequence ATGAATATTAAGACGGTATGTGGATCTGGTTTAGGCTCTTCATTACTTGTAGAAATGAATGTTAAAAGTGTTTTAGACAAGTTAGGAGTTGACTACGATAGTTGTGAACACACAAATATCTCAAGTTTTTCAGCACATGGGGTAGACCTTATTGTTGTAGGAGCTGATATTGCTGAAGCAATTGATTTCCCTGAAGAACATAAAATTATTTTAACTAATATCTTGTCTAAAGTTGAACTTGAAGAAAAACTTAGAAAATACTTCAAATTAAACTAA
- a CDS encoding PTS sugar transporter subunit IIA: MKLFDKKMMEYRNDLSDWKDVVCAGVDLLVKNKYATKELADAVFESTEQYGAYYVLEKGLALVHAKPGPYALKPGTSTLILDRYVKFNNQDDKEAKIIITLSAIDSTSHISIIQEFGEYFTDENFKKQALACESLQSFVKLLDNYKGGE, from the coding sequence ATGAAACTATTTGACAAAAAAATGATGGAATACAGAAACGATTTAAGCGACTGAAAAGATGTTGTTTGTGCTGGTGTTGACTTACTTGTTAAAAATAAGTATGCAACTAAAGAACTAGCGGACGCTGTCTTCGAATCAACAGAACAATATGGCGCTTATTATGTTTTAGAAAAAGGGCTTGCACTTGTTCATGCTAAACCTGGACCTTATGCTCTTAAACCGGGAACAAGTACATTGATCCTTGATCGCTATGTTAAATTTAACAATCAAGATGATAAAGAAGCTAAGATTATTATTACTTTATCAGCGATTGATAGTACTAGTCATATTAGTATTATTCAAGAATTTGGTGAATATTTTACTGACGAGAATTTTAAAAAACAAGCTTTAGCTTGTGAATCACTTCAATCATTTGTTAAATTATTGGATAATTATAAAGGAGGTGAATAA
- a CDS encoding ribulose phosphate epimerase codes for MQYSQSICALNSFESLSDIDYLYQNGFDNFHLDFIDFHYVKSFGLKLDDVLWLRKRYTKATFEAHCMCVYSHPLISTLVGAGINKISLPAKEFNLKYLLENKKLFPNTKFGIMIEAKDDVQELSELIKKCDYVVLMTIDIIGGVGQKLNPTLLEKVPQIRKIKKNIEIISDGGLRQENVFEFLKAGVDIAVGGSILHNFPTKFKTFKEFWKEVE; via the coding sequence ATGCAATATTCACAAAGTATATGCGCCTTAAATTCTTTCGAATCGCTCAGTGATATCGACTACTTATATCAAAATGGATTTGATAATTTTCATCTTGATTTTATAGATTTTCATTACGTAAAAAGTTTTGGTTTAAAACTTGATGATGTACTTTGATTGCGTAAGCGTTATACCAAAGCAACCTTTGAAGCGCATTGCATGTGTGTATATTCACATCCCCTTATTTCCACTCTTGTTGGTGCTGGCATAAATAAAATTTCTTTGCCAGCCAAAGAATTTAACCTCAAGTATCTTTTAGAAAATAAGAAGTTATTCCCTAATACTAAATTCGGAATTATGATAGAGGCTAAAGACGATGTACAAGAATTAAGTGAATTAATAAAAAAATGCGATTATGTCGTTTTAATGACAATTGATATTATTGGTGGTGTTGGTCAAAAACTTAATCCAACACTTCTTGAAAAAGTTCCACAGATCAGAAAGATTAAGAAAAACATAGAAATTATTTCTGACGGTGGTCTTCGTCAGGAAAATGTTTTTGAGTTTTTAAAAGCGGGTGTAGACATTGCTGTTGGTGGATCAATTTTGCATAATTTTCCAACAAAATTCAAAACTTTTAAAGAATTTTGAAAGGAAGTTGAATAA
- a CDS encoding transketolase family protein: MNLDKKVIASMQGIALDAINKAGQGHIGMAIGAAPITYTLFSKLLHINKNDPKWINRDRFVLSAGHGSMSMYSIMHFLGLLSVEDIKNHKKLYSKTPSHPEIDSQDFVDASTGPLGQGIAMGVGMALSQKYLQNRVNKPGLNVIDHNIYVLHGDGCVQEGVALEAIQLAGTLNLDKLILIHDFNDVQIDSRANEVNNIDLVSYFQAQNFATFVVTEPTPENIEAALEKAKNANKPSYVQIHTVIAANTPVENTSAGHNGILDPEKTLAFKAKLGLDNKEPFEYDEDVYVHAQKHWEEKEKTYSEWQKTFEEFKKSHPEDFEFLNTLKEKTYKFDFSKVTFSETNVATRNYFSPIMKELENNPYIIGGSADLAAATKIKFAKTISEGGKYIKYGIREHAMTAINNGIFLHSNLKTIDSTFLAFADYAKGALRLGALMEIPSVHVYTHDSYQVGGDGPTHQPFDQIPMLRAMANVKVIRPCDETEMKFGFDKALNQNKEKYAIIACRQGIKSFNLLKEFKSAYVVKSTPKFDISLLASGSEVGLATEVADALAKENIKAQVVSVPLLQELVDNDKLAKELKLDKKPMFAIEATNDSMWFRLSKYNKIDAHLASTYGYSEDGGKVYALKGFSVENLVKKVKSFLIKKLLKK; this comes from the coding sequence ATGAACTTAGATAAAAAAGTAATAGCATCGATGCAAGGAATTGCGCTTGATGCCATTAACAAAGCAGGCCAAGGTCACATTGGAATGGCAATTGGTGCTGCACCGATCACATATACATTATTTTCAAAACTACTTCACATTAACAAGAACGATCCAAAATGAATCAACAGAGATCGTTTTGTATTAAGTGCTGGTCACGGTTCAATGTCGATGTATTCAATTATGCATTTCCTTGGACTTTTAAGTGTTGAAGATATTAAAAACCACAAAAAACTTTACTCAAAAACACCAAGTCACCCAGAAATCGACTCACAAGATTTTGTTGATGCATCAACCGGACCACTTGGACAAGGAATCGCGATGGGTGTGGGAATGGCACTTAGCCAAAAATACCTACAAAATCGTGTTAACAAACCAGGACTAAACGTAATTGACCACAACATTTATGTATTGCATGGTGATGGTTGCGTTCAAGAAGGTGTTGCTCTTGAAGCAATTCAATTAGCAGGTACACTTAACCTTGACAAATTAATCTTGATTCACGATTTTAACGACGTACAAATCGATTCAAGAGCAAACGAAGTTAACAACATCGACCTTGTTTCTTACTTCCAAGCACAAAACTTTGCAACATTCGTTGTTACCGAACCTACTCCAGAAAACATTGAGGCTGCATTAGAAAAAGCTAAAAATGCTAACAAACCTTCATATGTTCAAATTCACACTGTGATTGCTGCTAACACACCAGTTGAAAACACATCAGCAGGCCACAATGGAATTCTCGACCCTGAAAAAACACTTGCTTTCAAAGCAAAACTTGGTCTAGATAACAAAGAACCATTTGAATATGACGAAGATGTTTATGTTCATGCACAAAAACATTGAGAAGAAAAAGAAAAAACATACAGTGAATGACAAAAAACATTTGAAGAATTCAAAAAATCACACCCAGAAGACTTTGAATTCCTTAATACATTAAAAGAAAAAACATATAAATTTGATTTCTCAAAAGTTACATTTAGTGAAACAAATGTTGCAACAAGAAACTACTTCTCACCAATTATGAAAGAATTAGAAAACAATCCTTACATCATTGGTGGTAGTGCAGACCTTGCTGCCGCAACCAAAATTAAATTTGCCAAGACAATTAGTGAAGGTGGCAAATACATTAAATACGGAATTAGAGAACACGCTATGACCGCAATTAATAATGGTATTTTCCTTCACTCAAACTTAAAAACTATCGATTCTACTTTCTTAGCATTTGCCGACTATGCTAAGGGAGCGCTCAGACTTGGTGCTTTAATGGAAATTCCTAGTGTTCATGTTTACACTCACGACTCATATCAAGTTGGGGGAGATGGGCCAACACACCAACCATTCGATCAAATCCCTATGCTTAGAGCAATGGCAAATGTAAAAGTTATTCGTCCTTGTGATGAAACAGAAATGAAATTTGGATTTGATAAAGCACTTAACCAAAATAAAGAAAAATATGCAATTATTGCTTGTCGTCAAGGAATTAAATCGTTTAATTTACTTAAAGAATTCAAGAGTGCATATGTAGTTAAATCGACACCAAAATTCGACATTTCACTTCTTGCATCAGGTTCAGAAGTTGGATTAGCAACCGAAGTTGCTGATGCGCTTGCAAAAGAAAACATCAAAGCACAAGTTGTTTCAGTACCATTACTTCAAGAACTTGTTGATAATGACAAACTTGCAAAAGAATTAAAACTTGACAAAAAACCTATGTTCGCAATCGAAGCTACAAACGATAGTATGTGATTTAGATTGTCAAAATATAACAAAATAGATGCTCACCTCGCAAGTACATACGGCTACTCAGAAGATGGTGGAAAAGTTTATGCATTAAAAGGTTTTAGTGTTGAAAACTTAGTTAAAAAAGTTAAAAGCTTTTTAATAAAAAAATTATTAAAGAAATAA
- a CDS encoding nicotinate phosphoribosyltransferase, which produces MKEYIAEYFFKTKKILEAKKPNNVITMQFFQREDNTVLCGMKEVLELLEKETDTKKYKIRYLPDGSIINDKEVVLELEGHYQDFGIYEGMIDGILARSSSIATNTRRIVEVANGKKIVYMGDRADHYLMQRFDGYAVHIGGVDTQCTKEHVALHNGLAVGTVPHVLFQGFDGDIVKALQAYKEVINEPITALVDFNNDVINDSLKALKVFGKDMVALRVDTAQNVRDKMFKNNEDEFGVTPNQIKRLRQALDEHNGKHVKIIVSSGFNAKKVKWFEDEKTPVDVYGIGGSILKIKLNFSADAVKLNGKEIAKFGRVYSHNPKLIEYKKSSK; this is translated from the coding sequence ATGAAAGAATATATAGCAGAATACTTTTTTAAAACCAAAAAAATACTTGAAGCAAAAAAACCAAACAACGTTATTACAATGCAGTTTTTTCAACGCGAAGATAATACTGTACTTTGTGGAATGAAGGAAGTTTTAGAACTTCTAGAAAAAGAAACCGATACAAAGAAATATAAAATTCGTTACTTGCCAGACGGAAGTATTATTAATGATAAAGAAGTTGTGCTCGAACTTGAAGGACATTATCAAGATTTTGGTATTTACGAAGGAATGATTGATGGAATTTTAGCGCGTAGCTCAAGTATTGCAACCAACACAAGACGAATTGTTGAGGTAGCTAATGGTAAAAAAATTGTTTATATGGGAGACCGCGCCGATCATTATTTAATGCAAAGATTTGATGGTTATGCTGTGCATATTGGAGGAGTTGATACACAATGTACAAAAGAACACGTTGCACTTCATAACGGGCTAGCGGTTGGTACAGTTCCTCATGTTTTGTTTCAAGGTTTTGATGGTGATATTGTCAAAGCTCTTCAAGCTTACAAAGAAGTGATTAATGAACCAATAACTGCTTTAGTTGATTTTAATAATGATGTTATAAACGATTCTTTAAAAGCATTGAAAGTTTTTGGTAAAGATATGGTCGCATTAAGGGTTGATACGGCCCAAAATGTTCGTGATAAAATGTTTAAAAATAACGAAGACGAATTTGGGGTAACCCCAAACCAAATTAAACGTCTTCGTCAAGCGCTTGATGAGCATAATGGAAAGCATGTTAAGATTATTGTTTCGAGTGGATTTAATGCTAAAAAAGTTAAGTGGTTTGAAGACGAAAAAACGCCTGTTGATGTATACGGAATAGGCGGAAGCATTTTAAAAATTAAGTTAAACTTCAGCGCTGACGCTGTTAAATTAAATGGTAAAGAAATAGCAAAATTTGGACGAGTTTATTCGCACAATCCAAAACTAATTGAATACAAAAAAAGCAGCAAATAG
- a CDS encoding PTS sugar transporter subunit IIC — translation MKFTKWKEINHKNLWFDSLTGTGIGFFATLIVGGLFGMIGTYSDDNLFLSIKKFLAYISPLAIGIAIGIKSKKTILETLAIGIAAFIVANSTIKPFFDLANNTIVYQVKTININLNMNVIGDAVSAWLSAVFILYFLTMINIENSFSIIILPIVGVALGIINALWLTYLCNLLLVWIEWIINNSVNSSYGLRIALSPLVSLIMGLALTLPISSASIAYSIHLDSYGASIAVAATSAQMIAYGFIVLLATRNMSYYISTSFGTTMTHINNYTKNWKLLILPCVASIISGFIASFMPCDFDLEPTKILCWAEWEQRFYMGQFLVSLN, via the coding sequence ATGAAATTCACTAAATGGAAAGAAATAAATCATAAGAATTTATGGTTTGATTCTTTAACTGGAACCGGAATTGGTTTCTTTGCCACATTAATTGTGGGAGGATTGTTTGGAATGATAGGAACATATTCGGACGATAATTTGTTCCTTTCCATTAAAAAGTTTTTAGCATACATCTCACCACTCGCGATTGGTATTGCAATTGGAATCAAAAGTAAAAAAACTATTTTAGAAACGTTAGCAATTGGTATTGCAGCTTTTATTGTTGCAAATAGCACAATTAAACCATTTTTTGATTTAGCGAACAATACAATTGTTTATCAAGTTAAAACAATTAATATTAATTTAAATATGAATGTTATTGGCGATGCCGTTAGTGCATGATTAAGTGCGGTGTTTATTCTTTATTTTTTAACAATGATTAATATCGAAAATTCATTTTCGATTATTATCTTACCAATTGTTGGTGTAGCCCTTGGAATTATTAATGCGCTTTGATTAACGTATCTTTGTAATTTGCTTTTGGTTTGGATTGAATGGATTATTAATAATTCAGTTAATTCAAGTTATGGGTTACGAATTGCACTTTCGCCACTAGTAAGTTTGATTATGGGGCTTGCATTAACATTGCCTATTTCTAGCGCGTCAATTGCTTATTCAATTCACTTAGATTCGTACGGCGCATCAATTGCGGTGGCGGCCACAAGTGCTCAAATGATCGCGTATGGCTTTATTGTTTTACTTGCAACTCGTAATATGAGTTATTATATTTCTACAAGTTTTGGCACGACAATGACACACATTAACAACTATACAAAAAATTGAAAACTGTTAATTTTACCTTGCGTTGCCTCAATAATTTCGGGATTTATTGCTAGTTTTATGCCTTGCGATTTTGACTTAGAACCAACAAAAATTTTGTGTTGGGCGGAATGGGAACAGCGATTTTATATGGGCCAATTTTTAGTATCATTGAACTAG
- a CDS encoding 4'-phosphopantetheinyl transferase family protein, with amino-acid sequence MSLYVYLSNVNREIDLDKIYSETRKQEINNTSNIDVKSSKYSGWLLLQKAVKEVLNLDPSKINFTKDINNKWICKEFYFSLSHTNKFVAVAVSDQRVGIDIEEIKTVYVNISQRILTSEELEEFTLLSQEKRNDYLLEKWTQKEALFKYGHNSIFEAKKLDTITNQNLLSTQILNNNLVLSICSKNSKKPKIIFN; translated from the coding sequence ATGAGTTTATATGTTTATTTATCCAATGTAAATAGAGAGATCGATTTAGATAAAATCTATTCAGAAACAAGAAAACAAGAAATTAATAATACAAGTAATATTGATGTAAAAAGTAGCAAGTATAGTGGATGACTTTTATTGCAAAAAGCAGTTAAAGAAGTTTTGAATTTAGACCCAAGCAAAATCAACTTTACAAAAGACATCAATAATAAATGGATATGTAAAGAATTTTATTTCTCGCTTTCACATACCAATAAATTTGTTGCAGTTGCAGTCTCAGATCAAAGAGTGGGTATCGATATAGAAGAGATAAAAACGGTTTATGTAAATATCTCGCAACGTATTTTAACCAGTGAGGAATTAGAAGAATTTACTTTGCTTTCACAAGAAAAAAGAAATGATTATTTATTAGAAAAATGAACACAAAAAGAGGCGCTTTTTAAATATGGACACAACAGCATTTTTGAAGCTAAAAAACTAGACACGATCACAAACCAGAATTTATTATCAACGCAAATACTTAACAATAATTTAGTACTATCAATTTGTTCGAAAAACAGCAAAAAACCAAAAATCATTTTTAATTAA
- the tuf gene encoding elongation factor Tu yields the protein MAKQDFDRSKEHVNIGTIGHVDHGKTTLTAAIATVLAKKGLSEAKDYASIDNAPEEKARGITINTSHIEYQTEKRHYAHVDCPGHADYVKNMITGAAQMDGAILVVAASDGPMPQTREHILLSKQVGVPKMVVYLNKCDMVNDEEMIDLVEVEIRELLSQYGFDGDNTPIIRGSALKALNGDAKYEESIFELMNAVDTWIENPPKEFDKPFLLAVEDVFTITGRGTVATGRVERGVLKLNEEVEIVGLKPTKKTVVTGIEMFRKNLKEAQAGDNAGLLLRGVDRDGIERGQVLAKPGSIIPHTTFEAAIYALKKEEGGRHTPFFKNYKPQFYFRTTDVTGGVEFEKGREMVMPGENVNLKVTLIAPIAVEEGTKFSIREGGRTVGAGSVTKIIK from the coding sequence ATGGCAAAACAAGATTTTGACCGTAGTAAAGAACACGTTAATATTGGTACCATTGGTCACGTTGACCACGGTAAAACCACATTAACTGCTGCTATTGCTACAGTATTAGCTAAAAAGGGTTTATCAGAAGCTAAAGACTATGCTTCAATTGATAATGCACCTGAGGAAAAAGCTCGTGGTATTACTATTAATACATCACACATTGAATACCAAACAGAAAAAAGACACTATGCACACGTAGACTGTCCTGGTCACGCCGACTATGTTAAAAACATGATTACCGGTGCTGCACAAATGGATGGTGCAATTCTAGTTGTTGCTGCATCAGATGGTCCAATGCCTCAAACTCGTGAACACATTCTTCTTTCAAAACAAGTGGGTGTTCCAAAAATGGTTGTTTACCTTAACAAATGTGATATGGTTAACGACGAAGAAATGATTGACTTAGTTGAAGTTGAAATTCGTGAATTACTTTCACAATACGGATTTGACGGTGACAATACACCTATTATTCGTGGTTCAGCTCTTAAAGCACTTAACGGCGATGCAAAATATGAAGAATCAATTTTCGAATTAATGAACGCTGTTGACACATGAATCGAAAACCCACCAAAAGAATTCGACAAACCATTCTTACTTGCAGTTGAAGACGTTTTCACAATCACAGGTCGTGGAACTGTTGCTACAGGTAGAGTTGAACGTGGTGTTTTAAAACTTAATGAAGAAGTTGAAATCGTTGGTCTAAAACCAACTAAAAAAACAGTTGTTACTGGTATCGAAATGTTCCGTAAAAACCTTAAAGAAGCACAAGCAGGTGACAATGCCGGCTTACTTCTTAGAGGGGTTGACCGTGATGGTATCGAACGTGGACAAGTTCTAGCAAAACCAGGATCAATTATTCCTCACACAACTTTTGAAGCAGCTATCTATGCTCTTAAAAAAGAAGAAGGCGGACGTCACACTCCTTTCTTTAAAAACTATAAACCACAATTCTACTTTAGAACAACTGACGTTACTGGTGGTGTAGAATTTGAAAAAGGCCGTGAAATGGTTATGCCAGGGGAAAATGTTAACTTAAAAGTTACACTTATCGCTCCTATTGCTGTTGAAGAAGGTACAAAGTTCTCAATCCGTGAAGGTGGTAGAACAGTTGGTGCCGGATCAGTTACAAAAATTATTAAATAA